A window of Cohnella herbarum contains these coding sequences:
- a CDS encoding LacI family DNA-binding transcriptional regulator has product MKVNIFDVAKKSGLSVVTVSRVLNQSESVRPKNRERVLQAMKELDYHPNASARSLARGKTGIIGLTLSTLHDSFFDAVVKEVNDRLAAHGYFLALSISTSYEDSFHRSLFQEDRVDGVILLSPMDEDEYVAELTKKEIPFIMIDSSSSNPSVTSIVVDNFEGGYVATKHLIELGHTEIAHIAGPDMYLSSRERERGYLAALSEAGLNPFGIERGTFEMSSGYNIAMQWIDSGKLPPAVFAADDYIALGVIDACLNRGIRIPRDMSLVGFDDQIFASEFRPMLTTVRQPADKIGATGVEQLLEAINEPARKSVTIQIEPELIIRETTARATKS; this is encoded by the coding sequence ATGAAGGTCAATATTTTCGATGTTGCCAAGAAGTCGGGGCTTTCCGTAGTGACCGTATCCCGGGTATTAAATCAATCCGAATCGGTTCGCCCTAAAAATAGGGAAAGAGTGCTGCAAGCGATGAAAGAGCTCGATTATCACCCGAATGCTTCGGCCCGCAGCTTAGCGAGAGGGAAGACGGGGATTATCGGATTGACTTTATCGACCTTGCACGATTCGTTCTTCGACGCGGTGGTGAAGGAAGTTAACGATAGGCTCGCCGCGCACGGTTATTTCCTGGCATTATCCATTTCGACGAGTTACGAGGACTCGTTTCATCGTTCCTTATTTCAAGAAGATCGCGTGGACGGCGTTATTTTGTTGTCCCCGATGGATGAGGACGAATATGTTGCGGAGCTTACCAAGAAAGAAATTCCGTTTATCATGATCGACAGTTCGAGCAGTAATCCTTCTGTCACTTCGATCGTCGTGGATAATTTCGAGGGCGGATACGTGGCGACGAAACACCTGATCGAGCTTGGACATACCGAGATCGCGCATATCGCGGGCCCGGATATGTACTTAAGCAGCAGAGAGAGGGAACGAGGTTATTTGGCCGCGTTGTCGGAAGCCGGTTTAAATCCGTTTGGCATCGAGCGGGGCACCTTCGAGATGTCTTCGGGTTATAACATTGCGATGCAATGGATAGACTCCGGCAAACTGCCTCCCGCGGTGTTCGCGGCGGATGATTATATCGCGCTGGGCGTAATAGACGCTTGTTTGAATAGAGGGATTCGCATCCCTCGAGATATGTCGCTCGTCGGCTTCGACGACCAAATCTTCGCGTCCGAGTTCCGTCCGATGCTTACCACGGTCAGGCAACCTGCGGACAAGATCGGCGCAACCGGCGTAGAGCAACTGTTAGAAGCGATTAACGAACCGGCTCGGAAGAGCGTTACGATTCAGATCGAGCCTGAACTCATCATAAGAGAAACAACGGCACGCGCAACAAAAAGCTAG